One part of the Cyclobacteriaceae bacterium genome encodes these proteins:
- a CDS encoding exopolyphosphatase, whose product MNNRLAIIDLGTNTFHLLIAEKLGDSFHIAHRDRQAVKIGKGGINENVIPSDGLERAIQTLNFFKKKIDSLQITNVFAFGTSALRNATNNEEVLAKIKAETGIHVTLISGDQEAEFIYHGVCSAVNLGDTKSLIIDIGGGSVEFIVGDENQIFWKKSIEIGAQRLLELFHKSDPIALAEISKLNHHFQKTLSPLFEALTIYKPEIMVGSSGTFDTLSDIYCIQHSIFKNDDDRETPLSLEGFNKIYNELLTKDRIARLAMPGMIEMRVDMIVVACCLIRYILDHHPITNIRVSSYSLKEGALIHVSKNL is encoded by the coding sequence ATGAACAACCGGCTGGCCATTATTGATTTAGGAACGAACACCTTTCACCTGTTGATTGCCGAAAAACTGGGTGATTCGTTTCACATTGCCCACCGCGACCGGCAAGCTGTAAAGATCGGGAAAGGTGGCATCAACGAAAATGTAATCCCCTCGGATGGTTTAGAGCGGGCTATACAAACCCTCAACTTTTTTAAAAAGAAAATAGACTCCCTGCAAATAACCAATGTTTTTGCCTTTGGCACCAGTGCATTACGAAATGCAACCAATAACGAAGAAGTGCTGGCGAAAATAAAGGCTGAAACCGGCATTCATGTGACCCTTATTTCAGGAGATCAGGAAGCAGAATTCATTTATCACGGTGTTTGCTCTGCCGTTAACCTGGGGGATACCAAATCATTGATAATCGATATTGGAGGAGGGAGCGTTGAGTTTATTGTTGGCGATGAAAACCAGATTTTCTGGAAGAAAAGTATTGAGATCGGGGCGCAACGACTGCTGGAATTGTTTCATAAAAGCGATCCGATAGCCCTGGCTGAAATCTCTAAACTTAATCACCACTTTCAGAAAACATTATCACCTCTATTTGAAGCATTAACCATTTATAAACCAGAAATAATGGTTGGTTCCTCCGGCACGTTTGATACACTAAGTGATATTTATTGTATACAGCATTCCATTTTCAAAAATGATGATGATCGCGAAACGCCATTATCGCTGGAAGGGTTCAATAAAATTTATAACGAACTATTGACAAAAGACCGCATAGCACGGCTGGCCATGCCAGGCATGATTGAAATGCGGGTGGATATGATTGTGGTGGCGTGCTGCCTGATCCGTTATATTCTGGATCACCATCCCATCACAAACATTCGTGTATCCAGCTATTCACTAAAAGAGGGGGCGCTTATACACGTAAGCAAAAACCTTTAG
- a CDS encoding sugar porter family MFS transporter, with product MKNNVFFIALVAAMAGFLFGFDTVVISGANLPIKNLWNTSPWFHGFFIMSMALWGTVIGALFGGAPTEKYGRKKVLFWIGLLYTASAIGSALAPDPYTFSFFRFIGGIGVGISSIAAPTYIAEISTSGMRGRLVAMYQFNIVFGILIAFISNYLLQGFGGINDWRWMLGVEALPAILYTVMVMRVPESPRWLITKKNDTETAKKVLADLGSVNPAEDVKTIKAANERVESAHHHEPFFSRKYGKLILLAFFIAFFNQLSGINFILYYAPEILERAGLAAKDSLFNSIAIGGVNLIFTFVGLYLIDRTGRKSLLVIGSLGYIISLSVVSYSFYVGASPGLMMTFLLVFIASHAMGQGSVIWVFISEIFPNAIRAYGQSFGCSVHWVFAAIITLITPVFLDQSKGLLRNDPWIIFAFFAGMMVLQLLWVLIKFPETKGVSLEDIQKKLRIS from the coding sequence ATGAAGAATAATGTATTTTTTATAGCGCTTGTGGCGGCCATGGCCGGCTTCCTTTTTGGCTTCGATACGGTGGTAATCTCCGGTGCCAATCTCCCTATCAAAAATTTGTGGAATACATCACCCTGGTTTCATGGATTTTTTATCATGTCGATGGCGCTGTGGGGTACTGTAATAGGCGCCTTGTTTGGCGGGGCACCAACGGAGAAGTATGGCCGTAAGAAAGTTTTGTTTTGGATTGGGTTATTGTACACCGCCTCAGCCATTGGTTCGGCATTGGCTCCCGATCCCTATACGTTTTCCTTCTTTCGGTTTATAGGAGGTATAGGTGTTGGCATTTCTTCTATCGCGGCTCCAACGTACATCGCAGAAATTTCTACTTCAGGAATGCGCGGCCGTTTGGTGGCGATGTACCAGTTCAATATTGTATTTGGCATATTGATAGCCTTTATCTCCAACTACCTTTTACAAGGCTTTGGTGGCATCAACGATTGGCGCTGGATGCTGGGTGTGGAGGCCTTGCCTGCAATTTTATATACGGTAATGGTTATGCGTGTTCCTGAAAGTCCGCGATGGTTGATTACCAAAAAGAACGACACGGAAACAGCGAAGAAAGTTTTGGCAGATCTTGGATCGGTTAATCCTGCTGAAGATGTCAAGACCATTAAAGCAGCGAATGAGCGCGTAGAAAGTGCTCACCACCATGAACCCTTCTTTAGCCGCAAGTACGGTAAGCTTATTCTGTTGGCTTTCTTCATAGCCTTTTTCAATCAGCTCTCCGGAATCAATTTTATTCTATACTACGCCCCGGAAATTCTTGAGCGTGCCGGACTTGCCGCTAAAGATTCGCTATTCAATTCAATAGCTATCGGGGGTGTAAATCTTATTTTCACCTTTGTGGGTCTTTACCTCATCGACCGGACCGGAAGAAAGAGTTTGCTAGTCATTGGATCATTGGGTTACATCATCAGTCTTTCGGTGGTGTCCTATTCTTTTTATGTTGGTGCAAGCCCCGGGTTAATGATGACCTTTTTACTGGTTTTTATTGCATCACATGCCATGGGTCAGGGCTCTGTTATCTGGGTGTTTATTTCTGAGATTTTTCCAAACGCCATACGGGCTTATGGCCAATCGTTTGGATGCAGTGTGCACTGGGTTTTTGCCGCGATCATAACCTTAATCACCCCTGTATTTTTGGATCAATCGAAGGGATTATTACGAAACGATCCGTGGATTATCTTCGCTTTTTTTGCGGGCATGATGGTACTGCAGCTACTATGGGTGTTGATAAAATTCCCGGAAACAAAAGGCGTGTCGCTGGAGGACATTCAAAAGAAACTTCGAATCAGCTAA
- a CDS encoding acyl-CoA carboxylase subunit beta, giving the protein MAKREHNDPVLRQKFDELERKSKESLLGGGEKRIDQQHKKGKLTARERIQLLVDEGSFEELGKFVMHRCKDFGLDKEYYLGDGVVTGFGTVNGRLVYVFSQDFTVFGGSLSETHAEKIVKLMELAMKNGAPIIGLNDSGGARIQEGVVSLGGYADIFYRNTLASGVIPQISAIMGPCAGGAVYSPAITDFILMVENTSFMFVTGPNVVKTVTHEDVTSEELGGAMTHSTKSGVTHFACTNELECIQYIKKLLSYMPQNCEDEAPRLPYTIGDESRPKLNEIIPSNPNQPYDMREVIDGIVDEGSFFEVHKNFAENIVVGFARLAGRSVGVVGNQPASLAGVLDIDASVKGARFVRFCDSFNIPLLVLEDVPGFLPGTDQEWNAIITNGAKLLYAFSEATVPRVTVITRKAYGGAYDVMNSKHIGADMNYAWPTAEIAVMGAKGAAEIIFKKDISEAADPQAKLNEKVDEYTRKFANPYRAAHRGYIDEVIYPDQTREKLIRAFQMLENKVATLPKKKHGNIPL; this is encoded by the coding sequence ATGGCAAAGCGAGAACATAACGATCCCGTCCTACGGCAAAAGTTTGATGAGTTAGAAAGAAAGAGTAAAGAATCCCTTTTAGGTGGAGGAGAAAAACGAATTGATCAGCAACATAAAAAAGGAAAACTAACCGCCAGGGAAAGGATCCAGCTGTTGGTTGATGAAGGTTCGTTTGAGGAGCTCGGAAAATTTGTGATGCACCGATGCAAGGATTTTGGGCTGGATAAAGAATATTACCTGGGTGATGGAGTGGTAACAGGTTTTGGTACGGTGAATGGCAGGTTGGTATATGTTTTCTCACAGGACTTCACTGTGTTTGGCGGATCCTTGTCGGAGACCCATGCGGAGAAAATTGTAAAGCTGATGGAGTTGGCGATGAAAAATGGCGCACCCATCATTGGCCTTAACGACTCCGGTGGTGCGCGTATACAGGAAGGTGTGGTTTCACTGGGGGGCTATGCTGATATCTTTTACCGGAATACGTTGGCCTCTGGCGTGATTCCCCAAATATCTGCTATCATGGGCCCTTGTGCCGGTGGAGCGGTTTACTCTCCCGCCATTACCGATTTTATTTTGATGGTAGAAAATACCTCATTCATGTTTGTTACCGGTCCAAATGTAGTAAAGACTGTTACCCATGAAGATGTAACATCAGAGGAATTAGGCGGTGCTATGACGCACAGTACCAAAAGCGGTGTTACACACTTTGCCTGTACAAATGAATTGGAATGCATCCAGTACATTAAAAAACTGCTGAGCTACATGCCTCAAAACTGTGAAGATGAAGCTCCGCGGTTGCCTTATACAATTGGTGACGAAAGCCGTCCGAAACTAAATGAGATCATTCCATCCAATCCAAACCAGCCCTACGATATGCGTGAGGTGATTGATGGTATTGTTGACGAAGGATCATTCTTTGAAGTGCATAAAAACTTTGCCGAAAATATTGTTGTTGGTTTTGCGAGACTTGCCGGTCGTAGTGTTGGTGTTGTGGGAAACCAACCGGCTTCACTGGCAGGCGTATTGGACATTGATGCCAGCGTGAAAGGTGCACGCTTTGTGCGCTTTTGCGATAGTTTTAATATTCCGCTGTTGGTGTTGGAAGATGTTCCGGGATTTTTACCGGGCACCGATCAGGAGTGGAACGCCATCATTACCAATGGAGCCAAATTGTTGTATGCTTTTTCAGAAGCTACCGTGCCACGCGTAACGGTGATTACGCGAAAAGCTTATGGCGGTGCTTATGATGTAATGAATTCAAAGCACATTGGAGCCGATATGAACTATGCCTGGCCAACAGCAGAGATTGCCGTAATGGGAGCGAAGGGCGCAGCCGAGATTATTTTCAAAAAGGACATTTCGGAGGCGGCTGATCCGCAAGCCAAGCTCAATGAAAAAGTAGATGAATATACCCGCAAATTTGCGAACCCTTACCGTGCTGCGCATCGTGGGTATATTGATGAAGTTATTTACCCCGATCAAACACGTGAGAAATTAATTCGTGCGTTTCAGATGTTGGAAAATAAGGTGGCTACCTTGCCAAAGAAAAAACACGGTAACATTCCGTTATAA
- a CDS encoding 3-phosphoshikimate 1-carboxyvinyltransferase, with protein MNSFIHIKKNERLSGIVASLPASKSISNRVLILDALAGGQSELLNLSEANDTVLMRRLIHSTDPVLDVEDAGTTMRFLTAYLAVSKQRKILTGTARMKLRPIGILVDALRKLGGQVEYLEKEGFPPIEILGFESQQTNQLNIRGDVSSQYISALMMIGPSLPKGLRLILEGKIGSKPYIEMTASLMRRFGIEVASQDAHIEIPHQVYKPVKYSVEADWSAASYWFAFTALATDAEIALPNIALRSLQGDRVIVDMMEQLGVKAEPRGNTLLLTKKDTLPEFSWDFTHCPDLAQTVAVVCAAKGIKGTFTGLESLRIKETDRISALHHELQKIGAQLIETGSDWKLVPSQKLPDKITAINTYLDHRMAMAFAPLACLADIALENPGVVKKSYPGFWNDLQSVGFKLSATEGY; from the coding sequence ATGAACTCCTTCATACATATCAAAAAAAACGAAAGGCTATCAGGAATAGTCGCTAGCTTGCCCGCGTCCAAAAGCATCAGCAACCGGGTTCTGATTTTAGATGCACTGGCCGGAGGCCAGTCTGAATTGTTGAATCTTTCGGAGGCCAACGATACAGTTCTGATGAGGCGATTGATCCATTCAACCGACCCTGTATTGGATGTTGAAGATGCGGGCACCACCATGCGATTTCTAACCGCCTACCTGGCCGTAAGCAAACAACGAAAAATACTTACCGGAACAGCGCGTATGAAGCTACGGCCCATTGGTATCCTTGTGGATGCGTTGAGAAAACTTGGGGGCCAGGTTGAGTACCTTGAAAAAGAGGGCTTCCCGCCCATTGAAATATTGGGGTTTGAGAGCCAGCAAACAAATCAACTGAACATCAGGGGCGATGTAAGCAGCCAATACATTTCCGCGTTAATGATGATTGGTCCATCGCTGCCAAAGGGACTAAGGCTGATCCTGGAGGGCAAAATAGGGAGCAAGCCTTATATTGAAATGACTGCCTCACTTATGCGAAGGTTTGGTATTGAGGTGGCGTCTCAGGATGCCCACATTGAAATTCCGCATCAAGTTTATAAGCCTGTGAAATATTCCGTTGAGGCAGATTGGTCGGCAGCAAGCTATTGGTTTGCATTTACAGCCTTGGCAACTGACGCTGAAATTGCCTTGCCCAACATAGCCTTACGTTCCCTTCAGGGTGATCGTGTAATTGTTGACATGATGGAGCAACTTGGCGTAAAAGCAGAGCCACGAGGAAATACACTTTTACTTACTAAAAAGGATACACTGCCTGAATTCAGTTGGGATTTTACCCATTGCCCGGACCTGGCACAAACCGTGGCGGTGGTATGTGCCGCAAAAGGCATAAAAGGCACTTTCACCGGGTTGGAAAGCCTGCGCATAAAAGAGACTGACCGCATCAGCGCACTCCACCATGAGCTCCAAAAAATTGGCGCACAGCTTATTGAAACCGGCTCAGACTGGAAATTGGTGCCTTCACAAAAATTGCCGGATAAAATTACCGCCATCAACACCTACCTCGACCATCGCATGGCCATGGCCTTTGCCCCGCTGGCTTGCCTGGCTGATATCGCGTTGGAAAATCCTGGTGTTGTAAAAAAATCATACCCTGGATTTTGGAATGATTTGCAGAGCGTAGGGTTTAAATTATCTGCGACCGAAGGTTATTAA
- a CDS encoding YfiR family protein, whose protein sequence is MKKVSLILFAIALSVASFAQERPNHEIHAAMLFNFIKYVQWPDDGAGGDFVVGVIGEDDVFNTLKAWYDGKPKGSKKYVIKKLSSGADTGDCQVVYIGKNKSKEFDVVKTAVNGKPVLTVTDGNGLGQKGSCINFKVIDGKLKWELNQSTFSNSNLKVSNQLSSMSILI, encoded by the coding sequence ATGAAAAAAGTAAGCTTAATTCTTTTCGCCATCGCACTTAGCGTGGCATCTTTCGCACAAGAAAGACCGAATCACGAAATTCATGCTGCTATGCTTTTCAACTTTATAAAGTATGTGCAGTGGCCTGACGATGGAGCAGGTGGTGATTTTGTTGTGGGCGTTATTGGTGAAGATGATGTATTCAACACCTTAAAGGCCTGGTACGATGGCAAACCCAAAGGCAGCAAGAAGTATGTGATCAAGAAACTTTCTTCTGGCGCTGACACAGGCGATTGCCAGGTAGTGTACATTGGAAAGAACAAGAGTAAAGAGTTTGATGTGGTAAAGACTGCAGTTAACGGGAAACCCGTACTTACCGTAACCGATGGTAACGGTCTTGGCCAGAAAGGCAGCTGCATCAACTTTAAAGTTATTGACGGCAAATTAAAGTGGGAGCTTAACCAATCTACTTTCAGCAACTCGAACCTCAAGGTTTCGAACCAGTTAAGCTCAATGTCAATTCTGATTTAA
- a CDS encoding ABC transporter substrate-binding protein, translating to MVTKTFVDQMGSTVRVPEKPKRIVSLVPSQTELLASLGLNNEVVGITKFCIHPKCWLKEKAIVGGTKNFHFDTIDELRPDLVIGNKEENYQAGIQELQARYPVWMSDIEVVEDAIKMIDEIGRITTRESEAANLIGMIQDSFRKIDPLPPLRVLYLMWRKPWMGVAQGTFINSMLQLTGLRNCVTQAFRYPELSDDDIRSLKPDLIFLSSEPYPFKKNHMQEIQSILPACKVILVNGEMFSWYGSRMQLFGSYVNNLRSQII from the coding sequence ATGGTGACAAAAACCTTTGTCGATCAAATGGGGAGTACGGTAAGGGTTCCCGAGAAGCCAAAAAGAATCGTCTCCCTGGTTCCCTCCCAAACTGAATTGTTGGCTTCCCTTGGCCTGAATAACGAAGTAGTAGGCATAACCAAATTCTGTATCCATCCAAAATGTTGGCTAAAAGAGAAAGCAATTGTTGGTGGAACAAAAAACTTTCATTTCGATACCATTGATGAACTGCGGCCTGATTTGGTTATTGGCAACAAAGAGGAGAATTATCAGGCTGGCATACAGGAATTGCAGGCACGTTATCCGGTGTGGATGAGTGATATTGAGGTAGTGGAAGATGCTATTAAAATGATTGATGAAATTGGAAGAATAACAACCCGTGAGAGCGAAGCAGCAAATTTGATCGGTATGATTCAGGATTCTTTTAGAAAGATAGATCCGTTACCTCCCTTGCGTGTTCTGTACCTGATGTGGCGAAAGCCGTGGATGGGAGTAGCCCAAGGCACATTTATAAATTCGATGCTTCAACTTACGGGCTTGAGAAACTGTGTTACCCAAGCTTTCCGATACCCCGAGCTTTCGGATGATGATATCCGGTCGCTAAAACCTGATTTGATTTTTCTTTCTTCTGAACCTTATCCATTTAAGAAAAACCACATGCAGGAAATTCAAAGTATTTTGCCTGCCTGCAAAGTAATTTTGGTTAATGGTGAGATGTTTTCATGGTATGGAAGCCGGATGCAATTGTTCGGCAGTTATGTTAATAACCTTCGGTCGCAGATAATTTAA
- a CDS encoding M42 family metallopeptidase: protein MDKKSKSFLFEYLNNASPTGFEHSGQQIWLNYLKPYIDDYMVDVYGTVVGVVNPKASYKVVIEAHADEISWFVGYITDDGYIYVKRNGGSDHQIAPSMRVNIHTDKGIVKGVFGWPAIHVRDAAKEEPPSLKNIFIDIGCESKKEVEARGVHVGCVITFEDELMEMNKNYLVGRALDNRMGGFMIAEVARRLKENKKKLPFCLYIVNSVQEEIGLRGAEMISRRLKPDLAICTDVTHDTCSPMYNKKDTGYIKCGTGPVLCYGPAVQNNVLKMILQTAEKRKIPFQRQAVSRSTGTDTDSFAYSAEGVASALISLPLKYMHTTVETVHKDDVENVIKLIYEVLLQVKPGHDFRYIK from the coding sequence ATGGACAAAAAAAGTAAATCCTTTCTCTTTGAATACCTTAACAATGCATCACCCACAGGTTTTGAACATTCCGGTCAGCAGATTTGGTTGAACTACCTGAAGCCCTATATTGACGACTACATGGTTGATGTGTACGGCACGGTGGTGGGTGTGGTTAACCCTAAGGCATCGTACAAAGTTGTTATTGAAGCCCATGCCGATGAGATTTCGTGGTTTGTTGGCTACATCACAGATGATGGTTATATCTATGTAAAACGCAACGGAGGTTCAGATCACCAGATTGCACCTTCCATGCGGGTCAATATCCATACTGATAAAGGCATTGTAAAAGGAGTATTTGGCTGGCCGGCTATTCACGTTCGTGATGCCGCGAAAGAAGAACCACCTTCGTTGAAAAATATTTTCATTGATATTGGCTGTGAATCGAAAAAGGAAGTGGAAGCGCGTGGCGTTCATGTTGGTTGTGTTATTACGTTTGAGGATGAATTGATGGAGATGAACAAGAATTACCTCGTAGGCCGTGCATTGGATAACCGCATGGGTGGATTTATGATTGCTGAGGTAGCCAGAAGGTTGAAAGAAAATAAGAAAAAGCTTCCTTTCTGTCTTTACATCGTGAACTCGGTGCAGGAAGAAATCGGGTTGCGGGGTGCTGAAATGATTTCCCGCAGGCTAAAACCCGATCTGGCCATCTGTACCGATGTGACCCACGATACCTGCTCTCCGATGTACAATAAGAAAGATACAGGATACATTAAATGTGGAACAGGACCGGTTTTATGTTACGGTCCCGCTGTACAGAACAATGTTCTTAAAATGATCCTCCAAACGGCTGAGAAGAGAAAGATACCGTTCCAACGTCAGGCCGTGAGCCGGTCAACAGGCACAGACACAGATTCCTTTGCCTATTCGGCTGAGGGTGTTGCTTCGGCACTCATTTCTCTTCCGCTGAAATACATGCATACCACTGTTGAAACTGTTCATAAGGACGATGTGGAGAACGTGATCAAGCTTATTTATGAGGTATTGCTTCAGGTTAAGCCCGGGCATGATTTCCGGTACATAAAATAG
- the aroB gene encoding 3-dehydroquinate synthase, which yields MLPNNIKLTDNPGPFLNLYLQKWSFSKVMLLADENTQTHCYPLLQSHLPDHTLISVPSGEENKTLKTCEEIWTQMTNLELDRHSILVVLGGGVLGDMGGFCAATYKRGIDFILVPTTLLAMADASIGGKLGIDFLHLKNHIGIFKEPRLTIINSDFLKTLPPAELRSGFAEVIKHALISDRTLWNELRSNALDNQPWDVLLRHSAEFKSSVVQQDPTEQGLRKILNAGHTIGHALESYCLKQGNKILHGEAVAAGLVAEAWLSMKRGMLSEIELNEISGYILKEFGKLNIGSENLPVIAGLCSQDKKNKGKRILCVLSEGIGKARWDCEVTEDEIVDALAFYASNQI from the coding sequence ATGCTCCCGAACAACATCAAACTAACCGACAACCCAGGGCCATTCCTGAATCTCTACCTGCAAAAATGGTCGTTTAGTAAAGTGATGCTTTTGGCGGATGAAAATACCCAAACTCACTGCTATCCCTTATTGCAATCGCACCTTCCGGATCATACGCTTATTTCCGTGCCCAGCGGAGAAGAAAACAAAACCTTAAAAACGTGCGAAGAAATCTGGACACAAATGACCAACCTTGAATTGGACCGGCATTCCATTTTAGTGGTGTTGGGGGGTGGTGTACTGGGCGATATGGGTGGTTTTTGTGCCGCTACTTACAAGCGGGGAATAGATTTTATATTGGTACCCACTACCCTCCTGGCTATGGCCGATGCCAGCATTGGCGGAAAATTAGGTATTGATTTCCTGCACCTGAAAAATCATATAGGTATTTTTAAGGAACCCAGGCTTACCATAATCAACAGTGACTTTCTAAAAACCTTGCCTCCGGCAGAATTACGTTCTGGCTTTGCTGAAGTAATCAAACATGCCCTGATCTCTGATCGAACCTTGTGGAATGAGCTTCGCAGCAACGCGTTGGACAATCAGCCCTGGGACGTATTACTCCGCCATTCGGCTGAGTTTAAGTCTTCTGTTGTGCAACAGGACCCTACAGAACAAGGCTTGAGAAAAATTTTGAATGCAGGGCACACCATAGGCCATGCGCTTGAATCATATTGCTTGAAACAAGGGAACAAAATTCTACACGGTGAAGCTGTCGCTGCCGGATTGGTGGCTGAAGCATGGCTTTCCATGAAGCGGGGGATGCTCAGCGAGATTGAACTGAATGAAATTTCCGGATATATTCTAAAAGAATTCGGAAAGCTGAACATTGGTTCAGAGAATTTGCCCGTCATTGCAGGACTATGCAGTCAGGACAAAAAAAATAAGGGCAAAAGGATTTTATGCGTGCTTTCCGAAGGCATCGGGAAAGCCCGGTGGGATTGTGAAGTTACTGAGGATGAGATTGTAGATGCTCTGGCATTTTATGCTTCGAATCAGATATAA